In Topomyia yanbarensis strain Yona2022 chromosome 2, ASM3024719v1, whole genome shotgun sequence, one DNA window encodes the following:
- the LOC131685859 gene encoding inverted formin-2 isoform X3, whose translation MTVMQQITVTVAMDTAKAAGANGFGTMVKLHNQLDTNGSGGPIQCLNLLPVLNNLRRIASNVPDIGVQIDVFDEQRECDESQSLQGPDGINLNSHLDVFYAILRQVAGTPQEIPFLSILQHLLQIDPKEPISDIIWDTAETLVHRATLLENKEASVRLLRAPSIQKFACPHCRSDITSPTRRQSVGPQTPGPNTISSIHSPPSSFAAAPAPPPPPPPPNLAPPPPPPPPPCAPPPPPPPMAGGPAARGGPPMPPPAPPSPNLLSVKAHELNRPKTPEAQVEIIKPLPQQETPVPRSKMKTINWNKIPPQKVFGKPNIWSIVADSHQDSPMADLNWDEMEGLFCLQQTQGSPKLGRETGSGGTDTLERKSRKENEITLLDGKRSLNVNIFLKQFRSSNEDIITLIRNGEHEDIGAEKLRGLLKILPEVDELEMLKSFDGDNNRLGNAEKFLLQLIQVPNYKLRIESMLLKEEFKANLIYLEPNINAMLYAGEDLMNNKALQEVLYMVVVAGNFLNSGGYAGNAAGVKLSSLQKLTDIRANKPGMNLIHFVALQAEKKNIELLEFPGQMSTLENATKTTVEQISNEINAIDNRIKKIKRQIELPKTEEEIKYQMGEFITAAERDIQMMQRALKELEAMRLLLADFFCEDVASFKMEECFKIFHNFCEKFQQAVKDNEKRRIQEEQASLRRKQREEQLALKRRQSNQPGTPVSDSENSLLLDPSQYDMRYSPAMSRRRIGSFASNGEPVLLREDCASPDITPNGSLRRRRSRVLSEEDEGNLMDFLRSSGHENGSRERKSVSYGGSLDRSWARRARSGSGSKKRPDLLNVDFGNDRERPNSPSPLVESKPLPVEENKPRISREWRQKIESWLQANEADEKQNEDYKKKRKLLAVNRRSYETDNESDRGSKLDPLPEEKQPSVTSPERPLDQLPTSYERVYPDWRPSSALEKTDVLGTMEAIAGAVPSTQDKSALRKSSLNSQEDPDNRRYRRQRSRESVPPSSSLQSILEEDKRKSVIQSLGDRPPSDRLQIYIRRGSDNTSQPESTVTSPKPSTSTSEDNKQSIYIRQTLGSEYSKSKSIPNAEKQSIYIRPNDNTPSTISSINSSCTSTSDNQLPEVIPSVAPPPRRARRTHHIYDEKTNNKIEIDSDNIETPPSIRKSFNRDHQTPINSSSCRKIHSSSDQANESESKGLAEPEALGDGQFDRFSSTRRTRRFKRPVDLSSGNETTSPESLPDNPLMLETVRNPVVAAVAEIESTEKQKELRLKRWQDKLNISSGVEDRSKSSEVTARSTRTGRNLSRISQDDVRQAIRSLKSPTPERSWSPPKEIVREAPSTVKVISHELNDEGFEETQSLVSDTPSHGKESTSSCNEYGSDFKNKKVIKPSVSGMDSSPKKTPVRTSPNLPSLLMNKNQSALERSKSLRGTPPSLVNKNLLPRRTNSMRKSDSPLIGANVTKHQLDVERSNSRTSLRSSRSSLSSAVSTKTVKKVPLRPKSSPLTTTSGPSAIPTSLSAHTSPVKRPLSAGSSRVPLSGTPASRSSSSGSSIGPSSATMAAARKPPLKTTVSSALGPSTSFKENQNQNTIRSKLQIKTASNTSIANSGGGSSSGSNATTTRISTPRSTVSATSRTGGFMRPTTSSATKVKGK comes from the exons gcGTATCGCCAGTAACGTACCGGACATCGGAGTGCAAATCGACGTGTTTGACGAGCAGCGAGAATGCGACGAGTCACAAAGCCTGCAAGGGCCCGAcggaataaatttaaattcgcaTCTTGATGTCTTCTACGCGATATTGCGACAG GTCGCCGGTACTCCGCAGGAGATACCCTTTCTCAGCATATTGCAGCACCTGCTACAAATCGATCCGAAGGAGCCGATCAGCGACATAATCTGGGACACCGCCGAAACGCTTGTGCACCGTGCCACCCTGCTCGAAAACAAGGAAGCCTCCGTACGCCTGCTTCGTGCGCCCAGCATTCAGAAATTTGCTTGCCCCCACTGTCGGAGCGATATCACTAGTCCAACCCGAAGGCAATCGGTGGGCCCCCAAACCCCGGGACCAAACACAATTAGTTCAATACACTCACCACCATCGTCCTTCGCGGCAGCACCGGCGCCGCCTCCGCCTCCTCCACCCCCCAACTTAGCTCCTCCTCCTCCGCCACCTCCTCCACCCTGTGCCCCACCTCCTCCACCCCCACCAATGGCTGGTGGTCCAGCAGCACGCGGAGGACCCCCGATGCCACCACCTGCACCTCCCTCACCTAATCTACTGTCTGTGAAAGCCCATGAACTTAACCGACCAAAAACTCCCGAGGCGCAGGTTGAAATTATCAAGCCACTGCCTCAGCAGGAAACTCCAGTCCCCAGATCCAAAATGAAGACCATCAACTGGAACAAGATTCCTCCTCAGAAGGTATTCGGAAAGCCAAATATCTGGTCCATCGTAGCTGACTCTCACCAAGATAGTCCTATGGCCGATCTTAACTGGGACGAAATGGAGGGGCTTTTCTGTCTACAGCAAACCCAAGGCTCGCCAAAGCTTGGTCGAGAAACTGGCAGTGGTGGAACGGACACCTTGGAACGAAAATCACGGAAAGAGAATGAAATTACTCTGCTGGATGGGAAGCGTAGTTTGAACGTCAATATCTTCCTCAAGCAATTCCGATCTTCCAACGAAGACATCATCACGCTGATCCGCAACGGTGAACACGAGGACATCGGTGCGGAGAAACTGCGTGGATTGTTAAAAATCCTGCCGGAAGTTGACGAACTGGAGATGCTCAAATCATTCGACGGTGACAATAATAGGCTAGGGAACGCGGAAAAGTTTTTGTTGCAACTGATACAAGTGCCTAA CTACAAGTTACGAATCGAAAGCATGTTACTAAAAGAGGAGTTTAAAGCGAATTTAATTTATCTGGAACCAAATATAAATGCAATGCTTTACGCGGGTGAAG ATCTGATGAACAATAAAGCCTTACAAGAGGTTCTATACATGGTTGTGGTCGCCGGGAACTTCCTGAACTCGGGTGGATACGCGGGCAATGCTGCCGGTGTTAAGCTGTCCTCGTTGCAGAAATTAACGGACATTCGGGCGAATAAGCCGGGTATGAACCTGATACATTTCGTAGCACTCCAGGCGGAGAAGAAGAACATCGAACTGCTGGAGTTTCCCGGTCAGATGTCGACGCTGGAAAATGCTACCAA AACGACTGTGGAGCAGATAAGTAATGAAATCAATGCCATAGACAACCGAATTAAGAAGATAAAGCGACAGATTGAACTGCCAAAGACGGAAGAGGAGATCAAGTACCAAATGGGGGAGTTTATCACA GCTGCCGAAAGGGATATTCAAATGATGCAGCGTGCGCTAAAAGAACTGGAAGCAATGCGTCTACTGCTGGCTGACTTTTTCTGCGAGGATGTTGCGTCATTTAAAATGGAAGAATGCTTCAAGATATTCCATAACTTCTGCGAAAAGTTCCAACAGGCTGTGAAGGACAACGAGAAACGACGGATTCAAGAGGAACAGGCATCACTCCGTCGGAAACAGCGCGAAGAGCAACTGGCTCTCAAACGACGACAAT CGAACCAACCGGGAACTCCAGTCTCTGACTCGGAGAATAGTCTACTGTTGGATCCGTCCCAGTATGACATGCGATACAGTCCGGCAATGTCTCGAAGACGAATAGGATCGTTTGCCAGCAACGGGGAACCGGTGTTACTGCGAGAAGACTGTGCCTCTCCGGATATCACACCAAACGGGAGTCTACGCAGACGTCGAAGTCGAGTACTGTCGGAAGAGGATGAAGGCAATCTCATGGACTTTCTTCGTTCGTCTGGTCATGAAAATGGCAGTCGGGAGAGGAAATCCGTATCGTACGGTGGTAGTCTCGATCGCTCCTGGGCACGTCGAGCACGTTCCGGTAGTGGCAGTAAAAAGCGTCCAGATCTGCTCAATGTGGACTTTGGTAATGATCGGGAACGTCCGAATTCGCCTTCGCCACTAGTCGAATCGAAGCCTCTGCCAGTGGAAGAAAACAAACCAAG AATTTCCAGGGAATGGCGTCAAAAGATCGAATCGTGGCTGCAGGCGAATGAAGCGGACGAGAAGCAGAACGAAGACTACAAGAAGAAACGGAAACTGCTGGCAGTGAACCGTCGATCATATGAGACTGACAATGAGAGCGATCGAGGCAGCAAGCTTGATCCTCTGCCAGAGGAAAAGCAGCCTTCTGTGACTTCGCCCGAACGTCCTCTTGATCAGTTACCAACCAGCTATGAACGGGTGTATCCCGATTGGAGGCCATCTAGTGCACTAGAGAAGACTGACGTTCTAGGAACCATGGAAGCAATAGCAG GAGCTGTCCCGTCCACTCAGGATAAATCGGCTCTGCGTAAATCTAGTTTGAACAGTCAAGAAGACCCGGATAATCGCCGGTATCGAAGGCAAAGGTCACGTGAAAGTGTTCCACCAAGCTCAAGCCTTCAGTCCATACTCGAGGAAGACAAGCGCAAATCAGTCATCCAATCGCTAGGCGATCGACCACCATCTGATCGGTTACAAATTTACATTCGTCGAGGTTCGGACAACACCTCACAACCAGAGAGTACAGTAACTTCACCAAAACCATCCACAAGCACAAGCGAAGACAACAAGCAATCCATTTACATTCGTCAGACCCTTGGAAGCGAGTATTCCAAGTCAAAATCCATTCCCAACGCTgaaaagcaatcgatttacatCCGGCCGAATGACAACACTCCGTCCACAATTTCGTCGATCAATTCGTCCTGCACTAGCACAAGCGATAATCAATTACCAGAGGTTATCCCATCGGTAGCACCTCCACCACGAAGAGCCCGTCGAACGCATCACATCTACGATGAAAAAACGaacaacaaaattgaaattgattccgATAACATCGAAACACCACCATCCATTCGGAAGAGTTTCAACCGCGATCATCAAACCCCCATTAACAGTAGCTCCTGTCGGAAGATCCACTCTTCATCGGACCAGGCCAACGAATCCGAATCGAAAGGTCTTGCCGAGCCAGAGGCCCTGGGTGATGGCCAGTTCGATCGCTTTTCGTCAACACGTCGAACGCGACGTTTCAAACGACCCGTAGATCTAAGCAGTGGCAACGAAACTACCTCGCCGGAGTCCCTGCCGGATAATCCGTTGATGCTGGAAACGGTTCGAAATCCGGTGGTAGCCGCCGTAGCAGAAATTGAATCTACCGAGAAACAGAAAGAACTGCGTTTGAAACGCTGGCAGGATAAGCTAAACATATCCAGCGGAGTTGAAGATCGAAGTAAGAGTTCGGAAGTAACTGCTAGATCAACACGAACTGGGCGCAATTTGAGTAGAATAAGTCAAGATGATGTCCGGCAGGCTATCCGGAGTCTTAAGTCACCTACGCCAGAAAGAAGCTGGAGCCCACCGAAGGAAATAGTCCGGGAGGCTCCAAGCACTGTGAAGGTAATTAGTCATGAGCTGAACGACGAAGGATTCGAAGAAACACAAAGTCTAGTTTCCGATACTCCCTCACACGGCAAAGAAAGTACGTCTTCCTGTAACGAATATGGATCtgatttcaaaaacaaaaaggttATAAAACCATCCGTCAGCGGAATGGATAGTAGTCCGAAGAAAACTCCCGTCAGGACTAGTCCGAATCTTCCCAGTTTATTGATGAACAAAAATCAGTCTGCCTTGGAGCGTAGTAAATCCCTGAGGGGGACTCCGCCATCTCTAGTCAATAAGAATCTGTTACCACGTCGAACGAATTCGATGAGAAAATCTGACTCACCGTTGATTGGTGCGAACGTCACCAAACATCAGCTGGATGTAGAGCGGAGCAATTCACGAACCAGTTTGCGATCATCGCGCTCTTCGCTGAGCAGTGCGGTGTCAACGAAAACAGTCAAAAAGGTGCCATTACGCCCAAAGTCATCACCACTCACGACGACCAGTGGTCCGAGTGCCATTCCCACGTCACTTTCCGCACACACGTCACCCGTCAAAAGGCCTCTGAGTGCCGGTAGCTCCAGGGTACCCCTGTCGGGAACACCTGCAAGCCGTAGCAGCTCCAGTGGTTCCAGTATAGGACCGAGCTCAGCAACGATGGCAGCTGCCAGAAAACCTCCACTAAAAACTACCGTTTCCAGTGCCCTGGGACCTAGCACTAGCTTTAAAgaaaaccaaaatcaaaataccATTCGTAGTAAGCTGCAAATCAAGACGGCAAGTAATACCAGTATCGCCAATTCGGGTGGCGGCAGCTCGTCCGGATCGAATGCTACGACGACCCGAATCAGTACTCCTCGGAGTACTGTAAGTGCGACGTCTCGTACCGGAGGTTTCATGCGTCCGACCACCTCCAGTGCTACTAAAGTCAAAGGAAAATAA